The Candidatus Vesicomyosocius sp. SY067_SCS001 genome includes a window with the following:
- a CDS encoding SurA N-terminal domain-containing protein, whose protein sequence is MLVSIRNKTKNWISYLIIGLIIIPFALFGISEYFTGASNIKVASFDGVDISKEEFLSEFNPQKKWLQQELDKKYDKKFDFILKQSILNQMLDKHLLEQLSKKLSYETTISELNAIIRANDLFKEEGRFSLEKYKKLLMLNGYTTEKYETIKLQELRRTQIKSNLLDSAFITPSQLIRLQKLNDQKRKFSYIIIQTDNYIKEVKVDAQSVKDFYDNKKELFFAPEQVKIEFIELSLNEIAKRIKVSDDELFNFYENEQENFTTEEERQAQHILLTDELTAQKVVTLLDNGGDFVKLAKQYSQDSGSKDDAGNLGFFTRGIMVSEFEKKVFAMKLGEVSDLVKSKFGYHIIKLNNIKVKTLKSFDTVKHEILDLYIQKQAQKVFYNLTEELANLAYETSLEEIVDKMNLKLQVSDFFDKRNTQLNQKIITTAFSDMVLNKGENSEVLELSKDKLMVIRVREKLAKRQKSFSEVESEINTHLITLLAKTFVDNLANNIVDLLTHNDKDKLEKIMIKNKLKWHSVGWIKRDSNKVKTNIVNKVFSLAKPINRKSSYSVQDLERGNAIVIDLLGVKTTDIKIVNAVLEKSLLSLESNEVFANILEMLKSQSEIEIFSRNL, encoded by the coding sequence ATGCTAGTTTCAATTAGAAACAAAACCAAGAACTGGATATCCTACTTAATTATTGGTTTAATTATTATTCCTTTTGCTTTATTTGGTATAAGTGAATATTTTACTGGCGCTTCAAATATTAAAGTTGCTTCTTTTGATGGTGTTGATATTTCGAAAGAAGAATTTCTTTCAGAATTTAACCCACAAAAAAAATGGTTACAACAAGAATTAGATAAAAAATATGATAAAAAATTTGATTTTATATTAAAACAATCTATTCTTAATCAAATGCTTGATAAACACTTGCTTGAGCAGTTGTCTAAAAAATTATCTTATGAAACAACTATCAGTGAACTTAATGCTATTATTCGAGCTAACGATTTGTTTAAAGAAGAAGGACGATTTTCATTAGAAAAATATAAGAAATTATTAATGCTTAATGGCTATACAACAGAAAAATATGAGACAATAAAGTTACAAGAATTAAGGCGTACTCAAATTAAATCTAATCTATTAGATTCTGCTTTTATTACCCCATCACAACTTATAAGATTACAAAAATTAAACGATCAAAAACGAAAATTTAGTTATATTATTATTCAGACTGATAATTACATCAAAGAAGTTAAGGTTGATGCGCAAAGTGTTAAAGATTTTTATGATAATAAAAAGGAGTTATTTTTTGCACCAGAACAAGTAAAAATAGAATTTATTGAATTGTCATTGAATGAAATCGCAAAAAGAATTAAAGTAAGTGATGACGAATTATTTAATTTTTATGAAAATGAGCAAGAAAATTTTACTACAGAAGAAGAAAGACAAGCACAGCATATTTTGCTTACAGACGAATTAACCGCACAAAAAGTTGTTACTTTATTAGATAATGGTGGTGATTTTGTCAAGCTAGCTAAGCAATATTCTCAAGATTCAGGTTCTAAAGACGATGCAGGAAATTTAGGTTTTTTTACTCGGGGTATTATGGTATCAGAATTTGAGAAAAAAGTATTTGCTATGAAGCTTGGTGAGGTAAGTGATTTAGTTAAATCTAAATTTGGCTATCATATTATTAAACTAAATAATATTAAAGTTAAGACCCTTAAATCGTTTGATACAGTTAAACATGAAATACTTGATTTATATATTCAAAAACAAGCACAAAAAGTATTTTATAACTTAACTGAAGAGTTAGCCAACTTAGCCTATGAGACAAGTTTAGAGGAAATTGTTGATAAAATGAATTTAAAGCTTCAAGTGAGTGATTTTTTTGATAAACGTAATACTCAATTAAACCAAAAAATTATAACTACTGCATTTAGTGATATGGTTCTTAATAAGGGTGAAAATTCAGAGGTTTTAGAATTATCAAAAGATAAATTAATGGTCATTCGCGTACGAGAAAAATTAGCAAAAAGACAAAAATCTTTTTCTGAAGTTGAAAGTGAAATTAATACACATTTAATAACATTATTAGCTAAAACTTTTGTTGATAATCTCGCTAATAATATTGTCGATTTATTGACTCATAATGATAAAGATAAACTTGAAAAAATAATGATTAAAAATAAACTAAAATGGCATAGTGTGGGTTGGATAAAACGAGATTCTAATAAAGTTAAAACTAATATTGTTAATAAAGTGTTTTCATTAGCTAAACCAATTAATAGAAAATCTAGCTATAGTGTTCAAGACTTAGAAAGAGGTAATGCAATTGTGATTGATCTATTAGGTGTTAAAACGACAGATATCAAAATAGTCAACGCTGTACTTGAAAAATCTTTGCTAAGCTTAGAATCAAATGAGGTATTTGCAAATATTCTTGAAATGCTTAAATCTCAATCAGAAATTGAAATTTTTAGCAGAAACTTGTAA
- a CDS encoding HU family DNA-binding protein, whose protein sequence is MNKSDLVAVISQISNLTKADSARALDAMTGAITSALTSGDNVAITGFGSFVVRDRAARTGRNPQTGEAIQIKASKVPAFKAGKLLKESVNS, encoded by the coding sequence ATGAATAAATCAGATTTAGTTGCAGTAATTTCACAAATTTCCAACTTAACAAAAGCAGATTCAGCTCGTGCATTAGACGCCATGACAGGCGCAATCACCTCAGCATTAACAAGTGGTGATAATGTGGCTATTACAGGTTTTGGTAGTTTTGTTGTTCGTGATCGTGCAGCACGTACAGGTCGTAACCCTCAAACAGGCGAAGCAATCCAAATTAAGGCTTCTAAAGTGCCTGCATTTAAAGCAGGTAAATTACTTAAAGAATCGGTGAATTCTTAA
- a CDS encoding DsbE family thiol:disulfide interchange protein has protein sequence MKKFLPLILFFVLVSFLYIGLGLDPTKLPSPLLDRAFPDLQVEDFNSAKIYSIQDKLQGKISLINFWASWCVTCRVEHEILMKIAKINSLQILGINYKDTRKDGNIFLTRLGNPYDSIVFDKLGKLGLELGVYATPETFITDQQGIIRFKRIGELTPRIWESKIFPLIDELRNSMR, from the coding sequence ATGAAAAAATTTCTACCTTTAATTTTATTCTTTGTACTAGTAAGTTTTTTATATATAGGTCTTGGACTTGATCCTACAAAACTACCTTCACCATTGCTTGATAGAGCATTTCCAGATTTACAAGTAGAAGATTTCAATAGTGCTAAAATTTACTCTATTCAAGATAAATTACAGGGAAAAATATCTTTGATTAATTTTTGGGCTTCTTGGTGTGTTACCTGTAGAGTTGAGCATGAAATATTAATGAAAATAGCTAAAATCAACTCATTACAAATATTAGGCATTAATTATAAAGATACCAGAAAGGATGGAAATATATTTTTAACTAGACTTGGTAATCCGTATGATTCTATTGTATTTGATAAATTAGGTAAGCTTGGCCTTGAGTTAGGTGTATACGCAACACCTGAAACTTTTATCACTGACCAGCAAGGTATTATTCGTTTTAAGCGTATTGGTGAATTAACTCCACGAATTTGGGAAAGTAAAATTTTTCCTCTTATTGATGAGTTAAGAAATAGTATGAGATAA
- the ccmE gene encoding cytochrome c maturation protein CcmE, which produces MTKRQNRMVLVALLIIGVSLAGYLGLKAFNENLLYFLSPTDVTNGRAPKDKDFRLGGMVVKDSVKHDGIKVVFDVTDYANTFRINYSGILPDLFKEGQGVITTGSLVDDVFMATEVLAKHDENYMPAEVSYVLEKAKNKQ; this is translated from the coding sequence ATGACAAAACGACAAAATAGAATGGTACTAGTTGCTTTATTAATAATAGGTGTAAGTTTAGCAGGTTATTTAGGTTTAAAAGCATTTAACGAGAATTTATTGTATTTTTTGTCTCCTACTGATGTAACCAATGGTAGGGCTCCAAAAGATAAAGATTTTCGTTTAGGCGGTATGGTTGTTAAGGATAGCGTTAAACATGATGGTATTAAAGTTGTATTTGATGTAACTGATTATGCTAACACCTTTCGTATTAATTATTCAGGAATTTTGCCTGATTTATTTAAAGAAGGTCAGGGCGTTATTACAACTGGTTCTTTAGTTGATGACGTTTTTATGGCAACAGAGGTACTTGCTAAACATGATGAAAACTACATGCCAGCAGAAGTGTCTTACGTATTGGAAAAAGCTAAAAATAAACAATGA
- the ccmD gene encoding heme exporter protein CcmD, with the protein MTLAEYFSFLPYGKYAFYIWFSYLMTLIVIATLFIRTYSIHKNVIEHLRIKYLREK; encoded by the coding sequence GTGACGTTAGCAGAATATTTTTCTTTTCTTCCGTATGGAAAATATGCTTTTTATATTTGGTTTTCTTATTTAATGACCTTGATTGTGATTGCAACTTTATTTATACGCACATATTCTATTCACAAAAATGTAATTGAACATTTGCGCATTAAGTATTTAAGAGAAAAATAA
- a CDS encoding heme ABC transporter permease translates to MWKWIKTFASPKNFYQISQKIILWLLIPFIVLILIGLYWGLIVAPIDYQQGESYRIMFIHVPAAWMSMFVYLVLAISGGIGLIWKIKLAYVIAKVSAPIGAAFTFLALTTGAVWGKPMWGTWWVWDARLTSELILLFLYLAYMSLNNAFNNPKTASRASSVLAIVGLVNLPIIHYSVKWWNTLHQSASVSINKVSIQDVDMLIALLLMGMAFKFLYGALMLMRARDEVLVIEQNSSWVKRVIMEHR, encoded by the coding sequence ATGTGGAAATGGATTAAAACCTTTGCCTCGCCTAAAAATTTCTATCAAATTAGTCAAAAAATCATTCTTTGGCTTTTAATCCCTTTTATTGTTCTAATATTAATCGGATTGTACTGGGGGCTAATTGTGGCACCTATTGATTATCAACAAGGTGAGAGTTATCGCATTATGTTTATCCATGTACCTGCTGCATGGATGAGTATGTTTGTTTATTTAGTATTGGCAATTTCAGGAGGTATTGGCCTAATTTGGAAAATTAAATTAGCATATGTTATTGCTAAGGTATCAGCTCCTATTGGAGCAGCATTTACTTTTTTAGCCTTAACTACTGGTGCGGTTTGGGGTAAGCCAATGTGGGGTACTTGGTGGGTGTGGGATGCACGTTTAACCTCAGAGTTAATTTTATTATTTTTATATTTAGCTTATATGTCACTTAATAATGCATTTAATAATCCTAAAACTGCATCTAGGGCTTCTTCAGTATTAGCTATTGTGGGTTTGGTTAATTTACCTATTATTCATTATTCGGTTAAATGGTGGAATACATTACATCAGAGTGCGTCAGTCAGTATTAATAAAGTATCCATCCAAGATGTTGATATGTTAATTGCATTATTATTAATGGGTATGGCGTTTAAGTTTTTATATGGTGCGCTTATGTTAATGAGGGCTAGAGATGAAGTGTTGGTCATAGAACAAAATTCTAGTTGGGTTAAAAGAGTAATTATGGAGCATAGATAG
- the tsaB gene encoding tRNA (adenosine(37)-N6)-threonylcarbamoyltransferase complex dimerization subunit type 1 TsaB, protein MINLLAIDTCTNTCSVSLYTQGEIFSRFVQDVNKSSGLILSLCDEIFKAGQLLPSALDGIIYTKGPGSFTGVRMCVSVVQGISLAYNIPTVGFSTLELLGFGAFKKYNISKIAIALDARMNEVYWGIYQNQILCKESLQKPDEVDILGKYFIGVGDGWGVYDNELIQQTGINTCFANFYPKAENLIVLYLTCANQHINFSNKLALPTYLRNNVAHKSLK, encoded by the coding sequence ATGATAAATTTATTAGCAATTGATACTTGTACTAATACGTGTTCGGTAAGTCTTTATACTCAAGGTGAAATCTTTTCTCGTTTTGTTCAAGATGTGAATAAAAGTTCAGGTTTAATATTATCACTTTGCGATGAGATTTTTAAAGCTGGTCAATTGCTACCTTCTGCCTTAGATGGTATTATCTACACTAAAGGTCCTGGATCTTTTACAGGTGTTAGAATGTGTGTTAGTGTAGTTCAAGGTATATCGTTGGCATATAATATTCCTACAGTAGGTTTTTCAACACTTGAGCTGCTTGGGTTTGGAGCGTTTAAAAAATACAATATTAGCAAAATTGCTATTGCACTTGATGCACGTATGAATGAGGTATATTGGGGTATTTATCAAAATCAAATCTTGTGTAAGGAAAGTTTACAAAAGCCTGATGAAGTGGATATTCTTGGAAAATATTTTATTGGCGTGGGAGATGGATGGGGTGTATATGACAATGAGCTTATTCAACAAACAGGTATTAATACCTGTTTTGCTAATTTTTATCCAAAAGCTGAGAATCTCATAGTACTTTATTTAACCTGTGCTAACCAACATATCAATTTTAGCAATAAGTTAGCACTGCCAACTTATTTACGTAATAATGTTGCACATAAGTCGCTAAAATAA
- the rpsF gene encoding 30S ribosomal protein S6: MRHYEITLIVHPDQSAQVGTMMDKYKEIITADGGKIHKEEDWGRKHLAYPIKKIYKAHYLMMNIECDQEMLDKLNYNFRFNDAILRNLIISKNKAITTPSIMMVNKDKDKEKEKEKGKS, from the coding sequence ATGAGACATTATGAGATTACACTTATTGTCCATCCTGATCAATCAGCTCAGGTAGGTACAATGATGGACAAATACAAAGAAATCATTACTGCTGATGGTGGTAAGATTCATAAAGAAGAGGATTGGGGGCGTAAGCATTTAGCCTATCCAATCAAGAAAATTTATAAAGCACATTACTTGATGATGAATATTGAGTGTGACCAAGAGATGCTTGATAAACTCAATTATAATTTTCGCTTTAATGATGCTATTCTTAGAAATTTAATTATTTCTAAGAATAAGGCAATTACCACACCATCAATCATGATGGTTAATAAAGATAAAGATAAAGAAAAAGAAAAAGAAAAAGGGAAGTCATAA
- the rpsR gene encoding 30S ribosomal protein S18, whose protein sequence is MAKQIKRKRRPQIKINTFCRFTAAGVTKIDYKDIDILLKNIDESGKITPSRMTGTSAKFQRKLTTAIKRARFLALIPYTDKHKK, encoded by the coding sequence ATGGCTAAGCAAATAAAAAGAAAACGTAGACCTCAAATTAAAATTAACACTTTTTGCCGTTTTACAGCAGCAGGAGTAACAAAAATTGATTATAAAGATATTGATATATTACTTAAAAATATTGATGAAAGTGGAAAAATTACACCATCAAGAATGACTGGAACCAGTGCTAAATTTCAGCGTAAACTGACAACTGCCATTAAAAGAGCTAGATTCTTAGCCCTTATTCCTTATACTGACAAACACAAGAAATAG
- the rplI gene encoding 50S ribosomal protein L9, with protein sequence MQVILLENIQKLGNLGDVINVKAGYTRNFLIPKGKAKLATKTNLAEFELIRAKLQVAEAKTLKNAKAIETKMTNTICIIQANASEEGKLFGSINTTDIQTSLIKNGFKIEKRNINIPETIRHTGEYKININLHTNITASVKIVIKSFQKA encoded by the coding sequence ATGCAAGTAATTTTATTAGAAAATATTCAAAAATTAGGAAATTTGGGTGATGTAATTAATGTTAAGGCTGGCTATACTCGTAACTTTTTAATTCCCAAAGGTAAAGCCAAACTTGCAACTAAAACAAACTTAGCTGAATTTGAATTGATTAGAGCTAAACTACAAGTTGCTGAAGCTAAAACACTTAAAAATGCAAAAGCTATTGAAACTAAGATGACTAATACTATTTGTATTATCCAAGCTAATGCAAGTGAAGAAGGTAAATTATTTGGTTCCATCAACACCACTGATATTCAAACAAGTCTTATAAAAAATGGTTTTAAAATTGAAAAACGTAATATTAATATACCTGAAACAATTCGTCATACAGGTGAATATAAAATTAACATTAATTTACATACAAATATTACAGCAAGTGTTAAAATTGTTATTAAATCCTTCCAAAAAGCATAA
- the dnaB gene encoding replicative DNA helicase, giving the protein MNIKNTKIPPNSIESEQSVLGGLLLHNEAWDRVADILTQVDFYNASHKIIFNAISTLLQHDQPADILTVKEQVKKTDSEEVIGGFFYLAQIAENTPSISNIESYAKHVRELSVYRQLIIVSHQIADAAYHPKEVEVQELIDLSEKKIFEIAEQMTRGKQDITNIKDIIKDVVNRVQEMQEYSGINGLETGFIELDKLTSGLQNGDLIIIAGRPSMGKTAFSMNIIEHIAITAKEPKPVVIFSLEMPTEQLVMRMISSFGHIEGSKLRNTMTETDWNSFNHAVLALEKSTVLIDETPSITPIEIRAKCRRLKRQYPDLALIMVDYLQLMTVHGKNENRVQEISEISRSLKALAKEINVPVLALSQLNRGVESRLKANKGRMPQMVDLRESGSIEQDADIIGFIYRDQQYHDDTYSNPEEIGKADLKIVKHRNGPTGIIKLAFIGEYARFEDLANEDQFHDMNDEQIDTTYAHTIANFNQEPF; this is encoded by the coding sequence ATGAATATCAAAAACACCAAAATACCACCAAATTCAATCGAATCAGAACAATCTGTTTTAGGTGGTTTATTATTACATAATGAAGCATGGGATCGTGTTGCAGATATCTTAACTCAAGTAGACTTTTACAATGCCTCACATAAAATTATTTTTAATGCTATTAGCACTCTATTGCAGCACGACCAGCCTGCTGATATTCTCACTGTAAAAGAACAAGTTAAAAAAACAGATTCTGAAGAAGTTATTGGTGGCTTTTTCTATTTAGCCCAAATTGCTGAAAATACCCCTAGTATTTCTAACATTGAATCTTATGCTAAACATGTAAGAGAACTATCAGTTTATCGTCAACTAATTATTGTTAGTCACCAAATTGCCGATGCTGCATACCACCCAAAAGAAGTTGAAGTTCAAGAATTAATTGATCTTTCTGAGAAAAAAATATTTGAAATTGCCGAACAAATGACTAGGGGAAAACAAGATATTACTAATATAAAAGATATTATTAAAGATGTTGTTAATCGTGTACAAGAAATGCAAGAATATAGTGGTATAAATGGTTTAGAGACTGGCTTTATTGAATTAGATAAGTTAACTTCTGGCTTACAAAATGGCGATCTAATTATTATTGCCGGACGCCCATCTATGGGTAAAACCGCTTTTTCAATGAATATTATTGAACACATTGCTATTACTGCTAAAGAACCCAAACCAGTTGTAATATTTAGTTTAGAAATGCCAACTGAACAATTAGTAATGCGTATGATTTCATCATTTGGTCATATTGAAGGCTCAAAATTACGCAACACCATGACTGAAACTGACTGGAATAGTTTTAATCATGCTGTATTAGCTCTGGAAAAATCTACCGTTCTTATTGACGAAACCCCTTCTATTACCCCAATAGAAATTCGTGCAAAATGTCGACGATTAAAACGTCAATACCCTGACTTAGCACTAATTATGGTAGACTACTTGCAACTCATGACTGTACACGGAAAGAATGAAAACAGGGTCCAAGAAATCTCTGAAATTTCCCGTTCACTAAAAGCACTAGCTAAAGAAATTAACGTACCAGTTCTTGCCTTATCGCAACTTAATCGTGGAGTTGAATCACGCCTTAAAGCTAACAAAGGTCGTATGCCACAAATGGTTGATTTACGAGAATCTGGCTCAATTGAACAAGATGCTGATATTATTGGCTTTATCTATCGAGACCAACAATATCATGATGATACCTATTCAAACCCAGAAGAAATTGGTAAGGCAGATTTAAAGATTGTCAAACATAGAAATGGCCCCACTGGGATAATCAAACTTGCCTTTATCGGAGAATATGCACGATTTGAAGACTTGGCTAACGAGGACCAATTCCACGATATGAACGATGAACAAATAGATACAACTTATGCACATACTATAGCTAATTTTAACCAAGAACCTTTTTAA